One region of Faecalibacter bovis genomic DNA includes:
- the cysS gene encoding cysteine--tRNA ligase: MVKENQLKLHNSLTGQKETFEPINLDNVGMYVCGPTVYSNVHLGNVRTFMSFDMIYRYLKFLGYKVRYVRNITDAGHLTDDGNVENDRFVKQSKLEKLEPMEIVQKYTVDFHKVLEKFNLLPPTIEPTATGHILEQITLTEKLINLGLAYEVNGSVYFDVEAYNKKGLNYGELSNRNIEELINNTRDLDGQGEKKNPVDFALWKNASPAHIMRWSSPWGEGFPGWHLECTVMSTKYLGDFFDIHGGGMDLKFPHHECEIAQAKGCNGHEPVKYWMHANMLTMNGQRMSKSTGNYILPMQLVNGENDFFEKPFHPSVVRFCFLQAHYRSVLDISNDAMLASEKGYNRLMEAIKTLDGLTTSATSSVNIQDWVNKLYAAMDDDFNTPILIAHLFDGVKMINSIKDGSETITASDLELVETTIKGFVFEVLGLQAAEEANANTEKLDGVIKMLIDMRLQARADKNWALSDQIRDQLAELGIQLKDGKDGTTYTF; this comes from the coding sequence ATGGTAAAAGAAAATCAATTAAAATTACATAATTCCTTAACTGGACAAAAAGAAACATTCGAACCTATTAATTTAGATAATGTAGGGATGTATGTTTGTGGTCCTACCGTGTACAGCAATGTTCACTTAGGAAATGTGCGTACATTTATGTCTTTTGATATGATTTACCGTTACCTAAAATTTTTAGGTTACAAAGTTCGTTACGTTCGTAATATTACTGATGCCGGACATTTAACTGATGATGGAAATGTAGAAAATGATCGTTTTGTAAAACAATCTAAATTGGAGAAGTTAGAACCAATGGAAATCGTACAAAAATACACGGTTGATTTTCATAAAGTTTTAGAAAAATTCAATTTATTACCTCCAACGATAGAGCCAACAGCAACAGGTCATATTCTAGAACAAATTACTTTAACTGAAAAATTAATAAACTTAGGATTAGCTTATGAAGTTAACGGGTCTGTTTATTTTGATGTTGAAGCATACAATAAAAAAGGACTTAACTACGGAGAATTAAGTAACCGCAACATTGAGGAATTAATCAATAATACGAGAGATTTAGATGGGCAAGGCGAAAAGAAAAATCCAGTAGATTTTGCACTTTGGAAAAACGCATCACCAGCTCATATTATGCGTTGGTCTTCACCTTGGGGTGAAGGGTTTCCAGGTTGGCATTTAGAGTGTACTGTAATGAGTACAAAATATTTAGGCGATTTCTTTGATATTCACGGTGGTGGTATGGATCTTAAATTCCCTCATCACGAATGTGAGATTGCTCAAGCAAAAGGATGTAATGGTCACGAACCAGTTAAATATTGGATGCATGCCAATATGCTAACGATGAATGGTCAGCGAATGAGTAAATCGACAGGGAATTATATTTTACCAATGCAATTAGTAAATGGTGAAAATGATTTTTTCGAAAAGCCATTCCATCCAAGTGTTGTACGTTTTTGTTTCTTACAAGCGCATTATCGTAGCGTGTTAGATATTTCAAATGATGCCATGTTGGCTTCTGAAAAAGGGTATAACCGATTAATGGAAGCAATCAAAACATTAGATGGATTAACAACAAGCGCTACATCTTCAGTTAATATTCAAGATTGGGTAAATAAGTTATACGCTGCAATGGATGATGACTTCAATACACCAATTTTAATCGCTCATTTATTTGACGGTGTGAAGATGATTAACTCAATAAAAGATGGATCAGAAACTATTACAGCTTCAGATTTAGAACTTGTTGAAACTACAATTAAAGGTTTTGTTTTCGAAGTATTAGGATTACAAGCCGCTGAAGAAGCAAATGCAAATACCGAAAAATTAGATGGTGTAATCAAAATGTTAATCGATATGAGATTACAGGCTCGTGCGGATAAAAATTGGGCATTATCTGACCAAATACGTGATCAGTTAGCCGAACTTGGTATACAATTGAAGGATGGGAAAGACGGAACAACTTATACGTTCTGA
- a CDS encoding SusC/RagA family TonB-linked outer membrane protein: MRKSITSLGVLSLFLMGGLAYAQVSGVVKDSSGLPLEEAEVVLDRTGASVLTDANGAFTIDANIGDTLRIIDINGEERTIKVASNKIGDIKLAPSRADEISLSTVNLVGGVKMDASQKVGAYDIIKKEDFELAPTASIDEVLNGRVAGLVFSTNSGDPGSTNIITIRGVGSIIGTTNPLYVIDGVVVGKGSDNAGLMESWNPLASIDPNMIEDVTVLKDASATALYGARGANGVIVIKTKKGKYGSKTRFNVSTDMAIQDIAFDEQNWMNANQYIQWGGLAYFNTGNYASRDAAEQAFRTYLNYDGVTDTDWQGAVMRNTASVRTYNFSAAGGSENTSFRVGGSYYENKPLVLNSNFERLSVNSALEHKIEDKFNFGMNLNFTNVERTSVNDGGAFRNPWLQSWAISPTRPIYNEDGSYNQLGLGPGNDNFNPVALQNTDFLEGTIQTYLGSVHGEWQFAKDFYLYTLFGAQYQSLSEKNYWGPDMGDGMNIGGYVNKANTGVFDWNWQNSISYRKLIKDVHDVQVWAGVEYQEHKYTGNSAYVTELTEPRPYLSYGTVRNYTGDTFFKWTQISYFSRANYTFNNKITLSAQLRRDSNSTLGINDKSGVFWSVGANYNILKESFSPKFLTTFTIRANYGEIGNIPYADNWGDQYRSHSVSGIAMYGDSTPAETIGTAGDPDLKWEVSKQWNVGTDLGILDNKLVLGVDVYHKRTVDAIYSGQIAPQNGAPGSYLTNIGKISNKGVEMTLNARPINKDFRWNVYGNFAYNKNTLEALTEDPNQIMVSSGNGIRALGVGHEIGEYYTYSWAGVDRETGAGLYYTDASHTTTTTDKGQAERVWQGVSPFPKYTAGLKNEFSYKGFSLSVFFTGQFEYAVHNMWQNYVLGDGSSVNYNQTTDALYDSWTPDNRDAKNPIQIAGNTSQSQLLSSRWMRDGDHIRLKEAKIAYSFGDKFKQQTGIHNLTIYAKGVNLWLYTFDEDLTFDPESNSNDYGGWAGKGLYDYTSPIMKSISLGISIDF; encoded by the coding sequence ATGAGGAAAAGTATTACGTCTTTAGGCGTATTATCGTTATTCTTAATGGGTGGACTTGCGTATGCGCAAGTTTCTGGAGTTGTAAAAGACTCTAGCGGTTTACCATTAGAAGAAGCTGAAGTGGTTTTAGACAGAACAGGAGCTTCAGTATTAACAGATGCAAATGGAGCTTTCACTATTGATGCCAATATTGGAGATACGTTAAGAATCATTGATATCAATGGAGAAGAACGTACAATTAAAGTAGCTTCAAACAAAATTGGAGATATAAAATTAGCACCTTCTAGAGCGGATGAAATTAGTTTATCTACTGTAAACTTAGTAGGTGGTGTTAAAATGGATGCTTCTCAGAAAGTTGGAGCTTATGATATTATCAAAAAAGAAGATTTTGAGTTAGCACCAACAGCTTCTATCGATGAGGTATTAAATGGTCGTGTTGCTGGTTTAGTATTCTCTACAAACTCTGGAGATCCAGGTTCAACAAATATTATTACAATTCGTGGGGTTGGTTCTATCATCGGAACAACTAATCCATTATATGTTATTGATGGTGTAGTAGTAGGTAAAGGTTCTGATAATGCTGGTTTAATGGAATCATGGAATCCATTAGCATCGATCGATCCAAATATGATCGAAGATGTTACGGTATTAAAAGATGCTTCTGCAACTGCATTATACGGTGCTCGTGGAGCGAATGGTGTAATCGTAATTAAAACTAAAAAAGGTAAATACGGATCTAAAACTAGATTCAATGTATCTACTGATATGGCAATTCAGGACATTGCTTTTGATGAGCAAAACTGGATGAATGCTAATCAATACATCCAATGGGGTGGTTTAGCTTACTTCAATACTGGAAATTATGCGAGTAGAGATGCAGCTGAACAAGCTTTCAGAACATACCTTAATTACGACGGTGTAACTGATACAGATTGGCAAGGTGCTGTAATGAGAAACACAGCTTCTGTAAGAACATATAATTTCTCTGCAGCTGGAGGTAGTGAAAATACTTCTTTCCGTGTTGGAGGTTCTTACTATGAAAATAAACCTTTAGTTTTAAATTCTAACTTTGAGCGTTTAAGTGTTAATTCAGCTTTAGAGCACAAAATTGAAGATAAATTCAATTTTGGAATGAATTTAAATTTCACGAATGTTGAAAGAACTTCAGTAAATGATGGTGGTGCTTTCCGTAACCCTTGGTTACAATCTTGGGCTATTTCACCTACTAGACCAATTTACAACGAAGATGGTTCATACAATCAATTAGGTTTAGGGCCTGGTAACGATAATTTCAACCCAGTTGCTTTACAAAACACAGATTTTTTAGAAGGAACAATTCAAACGTATTTAGGATCTGTTCATGGAGAATGGCAATTTGCTAAAGATTTCTATTTATATACTTTATTTGGAGCACAGTATCAAAGTCTTTCAGAGAAAAACTACTGGGGACCAGATATGGGTGATGGTATGAATATTGGTGGTTATGTAAACAAAGCAAATACTGGAGTATTTGACTGGAACTGGCAAAACTCTATTTCTTACCGTAAATTAATCAAAGATGTGCATGATGTACAAGTTTGGGCTGGTGTTGAATACCAAGAACACAAATACACTGGAAATAGTGCGTATGTAACTGAATTAACTGAACCTAGACCATATTTATCTTATGGAACTGTTCGTAATTATACAGGAGACACTTTCTTTAAATGGACTCAGATATCATATTTTTCTCGTGCAAACTATACATTCAATAACAAAATAACGCTTTCTGCTCAGTTAAGAAGAGATTCAAATTCTACATTAGGAATTAATGATAAATCTGGAGTTTTCTGGTCAGTTGGTGCAAACTACAATATCTTAAAAGAGTCTTTCTCTCCAAAATTCTTAACTACTTTCACTATTAGAGCTAACTACGGTGAAATTGGTAATATTCCTTATGCTGATAACTGGGGTGATCAATATAGATCTCATTCAGTTTCAGGTATTGCAATGTATGGAGACAGTACACCTGCCGAAACAATTGGTACAGCTGGAGATCCAGATTTAAAATGGGAGGTATCTAAACAATGGAATGTTGGTACTGATTTAGGTATTTTAGATAATAAATTAGTTTTAGGAGTAGATGTTTACCACAAAAGAACTGTAGATGCTATTTACTCAGGACAAATTGCTCCACAAAATGGAGCACCAGGATCATATTTAACTAATATTGGAAAAATCTCTAACAAAGGGGTTGAGATGACTTTAAATGCTCGTCCAATTAATAAAGATTTCAGATGGAATGTTTATGGTAACTTTGCTTACAACAAGAATACTTTAGAGGCTTTAACTGAAGATCCAAATCAAATTATGGTGAGTTCTGGTAATGGAATTAGAGCTTTAGGTGTAGGTCACGAAATTGGTGAATACTATACTTATTCTTGGGCAGGTGTAGATCGTGAGACTGGAGCTGGATTATATTATACAGATGCTTCTCACACAACAACTACAACTGATAAAGGACAAGCAGAGCGTGTTTGGCAAGGTGTTTCTCCTTTCCCAAAATATACTGCTGGTTTAAAGAATGAATTCTCTTACAAAGGTTTCTCTTTAAGTGTATTCTTCACAGGGCAATTTGAGTATGCGGTTCATAACATGTGGCAAAATTATGTGTTAGGTGATGGTTCTTCTGTAAACTACAACCAAACAACAGATGCGTTATATGATTCTTGGACTCCAGATAATAGAGATGCTAAAAACCCAATTCAGATTGCAGGTAATACTTCTCAATCGCAATTATTATCTTCTCGTTGGATGAGAGATGGTGATCATATCCGTTTAAAAGAAGCTAAAATTGCTTATTCTTTCGGTGATAAATTTAAACAACAAACAGGTATTCATAATTTAACAATTTATGCAAAAGGAGTTAACTTATGGTTATACACATTTGATGAGGATTTAACTTTTGACCCAGAATCTAATTCAAACGATTACGGTGGATGGGCTGGTAAAGGTCTTTATGATTATACTTCACCAATTATGAAGTCGATTTCATTAGGTATTTCAATAGATTTCTAA
- a CDS encoding urocanate hydratase: MTFQEQIKQGIPSVLPPKKIVNENVSHAPKRKEILSADEKKLALKNALRYFEPQHHAELIPEFKEELEKYGRIYMYRFKPDYEIYARPIKDYPGNSQQAKAIMLMIQNNLDPAVAQHPDELITYGGNGAVFQNWAQYLLTMKYLSEMTDEQTLVMYSGHPMGLFPSHKNAPRVVVTNGMVIPNYSKPDDWEKMNALGVSQYGQMTAGSYMYIGPQGIVHGTTITVLNGCRKIDDQGTAGKLFVTAGLGGMSGAQPKAGNIAGIVSVTAEVNPAATWKRHEQGWVDEVISDLDELVKRVRDAKENKEVVSIAYDGNVVEVWEKFDEENLYIDLGSDQTSLHNPWAGGYYPVGLSFEESNEMMANNPELFKEKVQESLRRHAEAVNKHTAKGTYFFDYGNAFLLEASRAGADVIAENGIDFKYPSYVQDIMGPMCFDYGFGPFRWVCASGKSEDLQKTDEIACQVLEEIMQHSPEEIQQQMQDNITWIKGAQQNKLVVGSQARILYADAEGRIKIAKAFNDAIAKGIIGPVVLGRDHHDVSGTDSPFRETSNIYDGSKFTADMAIHNVIGDSFRGATWVSIHNGGGVGWGEVINGGFGMLLDGSTESETKLKSMLHWDVNNGIARRSWARNEEAIFAIKRAMEEEPLLKVTLPNMVDEELL; encoded by the coding sequence ATGACATTTCAAGAACAAATAAAACAAGGAATTCCATCGGTTTTACCACCGAAAAAAATAGTGAATGAAAACGTAAGTCACGCACCTAAACGCAAAGAAATCTTATCAGCCGACGAGAAAAAATTAGCGTTAAAAAATGCCTTACGTTATTTTGAACCTCAACATCATGCCGAATTAATTCCTGAATTCAAGGAAGAATTGGAGAAATACGGTCGTATATACATGTACCGCTTCAAACCAGATTATGAGATTTACGCACGTCCAATCAAGGATTATCCCGGAAATTCTCAGCAAGCGAAAGCAATCATGTTGATGATTCAGAATAATTTGGATCCTGCGGTCGCTCAACATCCAGATGAATTAATTACTTACGGCGGAAATGGAGCCGTTTTCCAAAACTGGGCACAATATTTATTGACGATGAAATATTTATCGGAAATGACCGATGAACAAACTTTAGTGATGTATTCGGGTCATCCGATGGGTTTATTTCCATCCCACAAAAATGCACCTCGTGTAGTGGTTACAAATGGAATGGTGATTCCGAATTATTCGAAACCGGATGATTGGGAAAAAATGAATGCTTTAGGCGTTTCTCAATACGGACAAATGACAGCCGGAAGTTACATGTACATCGGTCCACAAGGAATTGTACACGGAACAACGATTACAGTTCTGAACGGTTGCCGTAAAATTGATGATCAAGGAACGGCTGGAAAATTATTTGTAACTGCTGGTTTGGGTGGAATGTCAGGTGCTCAACCAAAAGCTGGAAATATTGCGGGAATAGTTTCTGTAACGGCTGAAGTAAATCCTGCAGCCACTTGGAAACGTCACGAACAAGGTTGGGTAGATGAAGTAATTTCGGATTTAGATGAATTGGTAAAACGTGTTCGCGATGCTAAGGAAAATAAAGAAGTAGTTTCGATTGCTTACGATGGAAACGTTGTTGAAGTTTGGGAAAAATTCGATGAAGAAAATTTATACATCGATTTAGGATCCGATCAAACTTCTTTACATAATCCTTGGGCTGGTGGTTATTATCCTGTCGGATTATCTTTTGAAGAATCAAATGAAATGATGGCCAATAATCCAGAATTGTTCAAGGAAAAAGTACAAGAATCCTTACGTCGTCATGCTGAAGCAGTGAATAAACATACCGCAAAAGGAACCTATTTCTTCGATTATGGAAACGCTTTCTTGTTGGAAGCTTCTCGCGCTGGAGCGGATGTAATTGCTGAAAATGGTATCGATTTTAAATATCCTTCGTATGTACAAGACATTATGGGACCAATGTGTTTTGATTATGGATTTGGACCTTTCCGTTGGGTTTGTGCTTCTGGAAAATCAGAAGATTTACAGAAAACGGACGAAATCGCTTGTCAAGTTTTAGAAGAAATTATGCAGCATTCACCTGAAGAAATTCAGCAACAAATGCAAGATAATATTACTTGGATTAAAGGCGCACAACAAAATAAATTAGTCGTAGGCTCACAAGCTCGTATTTTATATGCCGATGCTGAAGGTCGAATCAAAATTGCGAAAGCTTTTAATGATGCGATTGCCAAAGGAATTATTGGACCTGTGGTTCTAGGACGCGATCATCACGATGTTTCTGGAACAGATTCTCCTTTCCGTGAAACATCTAACATTTATGATGGTTCGAAATTCACAGCAGATATGGCGATACATAATGTAATTGGGGATAGTTTTAGAGGAGCTACTTGGGTTTCTATCCACAACGGTGGTGGCGTTGGTTGGGGCGAAGTCATCAACGGTGGATTTGGAATGTTATTAGACGGTTCTACTGAATCTGAAACCAAATTAAAATCAATGCTGCATTGGGATGTGAATAACGGAATCGCTCGTCGTTCGTGGGCAAGAAACGAAGAAGCTATCTTTGCCATCAAACGCGCCATGGAAGAAGAACCTTTATTAAAGGTTACTTTACCGAATATGGTAGATGAAGAATTATTATAA
- the folE gene encoding GTP cyclohydrolase I FolE, whose product MCDKHLHDEIGDDHMSANLETPLRDDAFELSAEEKVAMIEADFRHIMETLGLDLTDDSLKGTPKRVAKMFVKEIFGGLLPERKPGMSTFENKYNYNEMLVEKDIVVYSTCEHHFLPIVGRAHVGYISKGKVIGLSKMNRIVEYYAKRPQVQERLTMQIVKAMQDALGTDDVACIIDAKHLCVNSRGIKDIESSTVTAEYGGAFKDNEQLRKEFIAYIGMKTTFNV is encoded by the coding sequence ATGTGTGATAAACATCTTCATGACGAAATAGGAGACGACCACATGTCAGCTAACTTAGAGACACCTTTAAGAGATGATGCATTTGAGTTGTCAGCAGAAGAAAAAGTAGCAATGATTGAAGCGGATTTCCGTCATATTATGGAAACTTTAGGTTTAGATTTAACAGATGATAGTTTGAAAGGAACTCCAAAACGAGTAGCGAAAATGTTCGTGAAAGAAATTTTTGGTGGATTATTACCTGAACGTAAACCAGGAATGTCAACTTTCGAAAATAAATATAACTATAACGAAATGTTGGTTGAAAAGGATATCGTAGTTTATTCAACTTGCGAACACCATTTTTTACCAATCGTTGGACGAGCTCATGTTGGTTACATTTCTAAAGGAAAAGTAATCGGTTTATCTAAAATGAACCGTATTGTAGAATATTATGCAAAAAGACCACAAGTACAAGAACGTTTAACAATGCAAATTGTTAAAGCTATGCAAGATGCATTAGGTACTGATGATGTTGCATGTATTATTGATGCAAAACACTTATGTGTAAATTCTCGTGGTATTAAAGATATCGAATCAAGTACGGTAACTGCAGAATACGGAGGTGCATTTAAAGATAATGAGCAATTAAGAAAAGAATTCATCGCTTACATTGGGATGAAAACTACTTTCAACGTTTAA
- a CDS encoding IgGFc-binding protein: MKYIFTILLFILTHKSYAQLDNVHYLQPMTSLNTGGITQEFLYLSTPSTDLITVKITFPDEITSPRIAVGNALGQNETVITNGTVTLSNTSPIRIRFLTSTGTTAHTPLKGNSPITPSRAYVNRVIKSNENIGLVLKSEHRFYANYRGRSTNQAGSMLSKGQAALGKQFFWLGLPTEVTPGSSTVSNTSINKVLSIMATEDNTTVTLSGYDNGLQFLTYTSVTTLGTTHTINLNKGESYIYVVPVDTSARRDMVI, encoded by the coding sequence ATGAAATACATTTTTACTATTTTATTATTTATTTTAACTCATAAATCATACGCACAATTAGATAATGTACATTATTTACAGCCAATGACTTCATTGAATACTGGAGGTATAACGCAAGAATTTTTATATTTATCTACACCATCAACAGATTTAATTACAGTTAAAATTACTTTTCCTGATGAAATTACGTCACCAAGAATTGCAGTTGGTAATGCATTAGGCCAAAATGAAACTGTAATTACCAACGGTACAGTAACTTTATCAAATACGAGTCCTATTAGAATTAGATTTTTAACTTCAACAGGAACTACTGCACATACACCTTTAAAAGGAAACTCACCTATAACGCCATCTAGAGCTTATGTAAATCGTGTAATTAAATCAAATGAAAATATTGGTTTAGTTTTAAAATCAGAACATAGATTTTATGCTAATTACAGAGGTAGATCTACAAATCAAGCGGGATCGATGCTTTCTAAAGGACAAGCAGCATTAGGAAAACAATTTTTTTGGTTAGGATTACCTACAGAAGTTACTCCAGGTAGTAGTACAGTAAGTAATACATCTATTAATAAAGTGTTATCAATAATGGCAACTGAAGATAATACAACTGTAACTCTATCAGGTTATGATAACGGATTACAATTCTTAACATATACTTCAGTCACTACATTAGGAACAACACATACAATAAACTTGAATAAAGGCGAATCTTACATTTATGTGGTTCCAGTTGATACATCAGCTAGGAGAGATATGGTTATTTAG
- the hutH gene encoding histidine ammonia-lyase, whose protein sequence is MNTKTLGVDFISFEDFKAIQSGYNQISLNEISKQQILTSQQNVAKIVASGQTVYGINTGFGPLCDTKISEEETRQLQHNLLISHAVGVGNPIKKEISKTMLLAKAHALSKGFSGVTLEVVERILLMVEKDIIPVVPEKGSVGASGDLAPLSHLFLPLIGEGKVWEGEQIISTKEALAKHNLQPLHLSAKEGLGLINGTQFILSHALHGLKKFEYLLNLADVAGALSLEAYEGSPSPFKAELHQIRAFKGTVLVAERMRKLLADSGIAYSHQNCGRVQDPYSLRCIPQVHGASRNAFFHLQELAEIELNSVTDNPIVISEEEAISGGNFHGQPLAMALDYATVAASELGNISDRRQYLLIEGKYGLPKLLTESSGLNSGFMIPQYTSAALCTENKTLCFPASADSIPTSLGQEDHVSMGSISGRKFNQVLDNVERILAIELMYACQGLEFRRPKQTSPYLEQVFAAVRQVCPKLEDDRLIGDDINNIIDLLQTEKFQELIMKF, encoded by the coding sequence ATGAACACAAAAACTCTAGGAGTAGACTTTATTTCTTTCGAAGATTTCAAGGCAATTCAGTCTGGATATAACCAAATTTCTCTAAATGAAATTAGTAAACAGCAAATCTTAACTTCTCAACAAAACGTTGCAAAAATCGTTGCGTCTGGACAAACGGTTTATGGAATTAATACAGGTTTCGGACCTTTGTGCGATACAAAAATCTCTGAAGAAGAAACACGACAATTACAACACAATTTATTAATTAGTCATGCAGTTGGAGTTGGAAATCCAATCAAAAAAGAAATCTCTAAAACTATGCTTTTAGCAAAAGCTCATGCTTTATCTAAAGGATTTTCTGGCGTGACATTAGAAGTGGTAGAACGCATTTTATTAATGGTGGAAAAAGATATTATTCCTGTTGTACCTGAAAAAGGATCAGTTGGAGCATCTGGAGATTTAGCACCATTATCTCACCTATTTTTACCTTTAATTGGAGAAGGAAAAGTTTGGGAAGGTGAACAAATCATTTCAACAAAAGAAGCATTAGCAAAACACAATTTACAGCCACTACATTTATCAGCAAAAGAAGGTTTAGGATTAATCAACGGAACACAATTTATCTTATCTCATGCCTTACATGGTTTAAAGAAATTCGAGTATTTATTGAATTTAGCTGATGTTGCTGGTGCATTATCATTAGAAGCTTACGAAGGTTCTCCAAGCCCATTCAAAGCTGAATTACACCAAATTCGTGCATTTAAAGGAACGGTTTTAGTCGCAGAACGCATGCGAAAATTATTAGCAGATTCTGGTATCGCATATTCTCATCAAAATTGTGGCCGCGTTCAAGATCCTTATTCTTTACGTTGTATTCCACAAGTTCACGGCGCTTCTCGAAATGCATTTTTTCACTTACAAGAATTAGCTGAAATCGAATTAAATTCTGTTACAGATAATCCGATTGTGATTTCGGAGGAAGAAGCAATTTCTGGAGGAAATTTCCACGGACAACCATTAGCAATGGCATTAGATTATGCAACAGTTGCAGCGTCAGAATTAGGAAACATTTCTGATCGTCGCCAATATTTATTGATCGAAGGAAAATACGGTTTACCTAAATTATTAACAGAAAGTTCTGGATTAAATTCTGGATTTATGATTCCTCAATATACTTCAGCAGCCCTATGTACAGAAAATAAAACATTATGTTTTCCTGCTTCTGCCGATAGTATTCCAACGTCTTTAGGACAGGAAGATCACGTTTCGATGGGAAGTATTTCAGGACGAAAATTTAATCAAGTTTTAGATAACGTTGAACGTATTTTAGCAATCGAGTTAATGTACGCTTGTCAAGGTTTAGAATTTAGAAGACCAAAACAAACAAGTCCCTATTTAGAACAAGTTTTTGCTGCAGTGCGACAAGTTTGTCCAAAATTAGAAGATGATCGTTTGATTGGAGATGATATCAATAATATTATTGACTTGTTACAGACTGAGAAGTTTCAAGAATTAATCATGAAGTTTTAA
- a CDS encoding IgGFc-binding protein — translation MQQGVEAGNRDISFDQIIPTNQIGNLYVAMQGNGSNANERVIIVATEDGTEVKINGSLVSLPVNGASGAAKVNVLNKGDYAIVAGSNYGSTKFMRIETTKNAYVTQKLYGGGVTTSNFMLLPPLTCNGQTIIDNIPNALRIGTTNYGSNSRLYLLTRTIMINSTKVYVSGTQLSPIAARTYTVAPDWTMLVYNLSHGNVKVESNGTIQGQILGVNNDVGYGNYFAGFGIAPPMNVEVDFKRFDNVCTGDTGSSLLKPIAMNFTGTIEWFRNDVLIENAHNSTYKIPDDDTEPAEYRMVLTMPDGCSYYTETIKTVKCPCSKKPNNNVGVLYPGIVGVSTTDNVDKIWPNNVNNAFISLKSNDKGLVITRIPDPETSIISPIEGMIVYDTDDNCYKLFDGSVWKCLRKKCYDYDN, via the coding sequence ATGCAGCAAGGAGTTGAAGCGGGGAACAGAGATATATCTTTTGATCAAATTATTCCAACAAATCAGATAGGGAATTTATACGTTGCAATGCAAGGAAATGGATCCAATGCAAATGAAAGAGTAATCATTGTTGCTACTGAAGATGGAACAGAAGTAAAAATAAATGGATCGTTAGTTTCTCTTCCTGTTAATGGGGCTTCAGGAGCGGCTAAAGTTAATGTTTTGAATAAAGGTGATTATGCAATTGTAGCAGGTAGTAATTATGGTTCAACTAAATTCATGCGTATAGAAACTACTAAAAATGCGTATGTAACTCAAAAGTTATATGGAGGAGGAGTTACAACAAGTAATTTTATGTTATTACCGCCTTTGACATGTAACGGACAAACAATAATAGATAATATTCCGAATGCATTACGCATTGGTACTACAAACTATGGTTCAAATTCACGTTTGTATTTACTGACTAGAACTATTATGATTAATAGTACTAAAGTTTATGTAAGTGGAACTCAATTATCACCAATAGCAGCTAGAACCTATACAGTTGCTCCAGATTGGACAATGTTGGTTTATAATTTATCTCACGGAAATGTTAAAGTGGAATCTAATGGTACAATTCAAGGACAAATTTTAGGAGTTAATAATGATGTAGGATATGGAAACTATTTTGCAGGTTTTGGAATTGCACCACCGATGAATGTTGAAGTCGATTTTAAGCGTTTTGATAATGTTTGTACTGGAGATACAGGTTCATCTTTATTAAAGCCGATTGCAATGAATTTTACGGGTACAATAGAATGGTTTAGAAACGATGTTCTTATTGAAAATGCACATAATAGTACATATAAAATTCCAGATGATGATACAGAACCTGCAGAATATAGAATGGTATTGACTATGCCCGACGGTTGTTCTTATTATACGGAAACAATTAAAACGGTAAAATGTCCATGCTCAAAAAAACCAAATAATAATGTTGGTGTATTATATCCAGGTATTGTAGGGGTTTCAACTACCGATAATGTTGATAAAATTTGGCCTAATAATGTAAATAATGCATTTATAAGTTTAAAATCAAACGATAAAGGATTAGTAATTACAAGAATTCCTGATCCAGAAACTTCTATAATAAGCCCGATAGAGGGAATGATTGTTTATGATACAGATGATAATTGTTATAAATTATTTGATGGTTCTGTGTGGAAATGTTTAAGAAAAAAATGTTATGATTATGACAATTAA